In Takifugu rubripes chromosome 22, fTakRub1.2, whole genome shotgun sequence, the genomic window TCATATCAACACTGGAGTTAATTTTACAGAAAATAAACTGCATGTAAACGTATATGTTTCTGATATTTTCCACAAGTTAGTCCAGTAcaggaaaataaattaaataaaggcACATTTCAGGATTTGACATTTTGATAGGATTCCAGTTTAAAACAAGTCACCCAGACAAGCCTGAACAAGATTATCacaaagaggcagaagaggaagcATGTCTGATTTCGTGGGAATGTCAATGTGGAGAATGCGAAGGAAGAAGGAGCATTTTCCTTATTTTCGTCATTAAGCCCATGTTACAATGATTATATGAAGCACTTTAATTCTAACTTTTCTAATACTAGAATGCATATTATAAAGATTATGCTAGTAATTATAATACATTAGAAATGTTGCACCCTGATATGTCCTCAATTGTGTGTTCTGCCCCCCACCCGCTGACTGTCAATGTCTCAGCTTTCCTCTTagtcctgctgttgttgttttttttttatttgcctcACCAAATATTgaagattttattatttaaataaagttaataacacTGCAGCCTATTCATCAATTTACTTTGTTGCCATTGTGGCATTTTAGAAGTGTGTAACAGTTCAGAATACAAAACTTTCATATGAATGTGGTTCAGACACCAAAATAGTAAAAATTGTATGAGAGGGTAGGACATAAACAGTGGGAGAGGCTGTGGGGAAAGTGAAAGGAAAACATTGTGAATGACAACAGCCCATAAGCAAAGCCAAAATCTCAGTTTTAAGCTGTCTCTGGAAATccctgggggaaaaaaggtcttTTTGACTATAAAgaaacattaaaacaatgtttGCGTGAACTGGATCTTGATTATTTATTTCTCACGAACAGAGAGTTGTCTAAAATTCGTGTCTTCTCCCATTTAGCATCAATGGCCTCCAGAAAATCtgcagttttaaaaaataatgaggaagagaaacaagaggaagaagaagaagaagaagtgagtGATAGTCCAACAGAGGTAAAAATGAGCCAGATCATAATGCCGTGCCATTGTAACCATCGCCAGGAGCTCTGTGTGGGGCAGCTCCTTAAATGGATTGACATCACGGCTTGTCTCTCTGGTAAAgttgcatttgtgtgtaaatgttttcACAACAGCTACATATGTTGTAATACTCACTAACCACACAGGATGTGATGGGTGTGTTTGAACTCTTTATTATTAGCGGAGAGGCATGCGATGTCCCCGTGTGTCACTGCCTCCATGGACGACATCAACTTTGAACACACAATCAGGTAACAGCGAATGTTCACCCCTCCTGAATatccatcatcttcctcatcctcatctaaATCTTCGTTTCACACTGTTTAGAGTGGGACAGGTCGTGAGCATCAAGTCAAAAGTCAACAGAGCCTTCAACAGCAGCATGGAGGTCAGAGATACTCCTGTCACATTAGCATTCGCACACTCACAACAGTTCAGTATTTCAGCTATTCTTGCCAGTTATCCCCCAGGATTAGAGATTTGTCTAAACATGCATCCACatatttttacagtgttttcaaCTTTCAACATATTTATTCAGGTCGGCATACAAGTTAGCTGCGAGGACTTATTTTCTGGGCATCACTGGAAGGTCTGCCATGCCTACGCCACGTTTGTTACTCAGCGCAAAGAAACAGGAGAAAGGGTAAGGGTTCATTTAATCCTCCTCCTTTTAAAAATTTggtaaaatattttaaagagtAGGCTTGTCAGTATAAAAACAACTATCCATTCCATTATCCTGTGCTTTAAGCAAGTGTGTCAGGATAataatgacaacaacaacaacaacaacaataataatattgttattatcattaccattattattaaattattgttgttgttgttgttgctgatgttgatgttgttgcTATGTTATTCCATCCATTCAAGTATGCTGTACTTTAAGCAGCCATTGTTAATTTCAAGCAAATGGGTTGTGATAGGGCAGTAGCAGTGCCTCTCCTTTTCAGAGTAGGATTCCATCCAACAATTAATGGATGACATTATCTTTGTTTGGACGCACAGACTCAGCAATAATTGTAGTCCTCCCCTGACTATCATACTTAGATGTACTTAGCGACGATATAAATCAGAATTTTACCTGCAGTAAGTGGTGCGCCACACACCTTGGACTGGAGTACATTTCCTGCATGCCATCGCCACCCTGGCCATTCAAGCTGCTTGGTTTCTTTCTGGAGCAAGGTAGCTTTATCAATGCTAGGATGAGCTGCAACAACTTAGTTGTGCTTGTGCAGCTCCAGAAACCTCTATGATACAGAGACATGCCTGTAACTCACCTCGCTTCACCATCAAATCCATAAAattatttgttttatgttaTTGCTATTTAATAAAAGCGAATGAGGAGCAACTAAACATTCCAGACAATGAAGAAATAGAGGGTGAAGGGCAAGGTGAGCAAGATGCCACGTTGAGGCCAGTTGAACTGACAAAGTGTGTCATTGTCCACAGGTGCTGTTAAAGCCTATAGTTCCTGAAACTCAAAAAGAGCAGCTCGAATATAGCCTGGCAGCTGAGCGAAGGCGTGTCAGGATGTTACATGATGATATCATCAAAGATCTGCTCACCCATGGGTGTATCCAGCAGGGTAGGTATGATGACATGTTTGATGGAATTTCTGTACATCTGTTGCAAGGATTGGCTGTTTCATTTAGTTGTTGTAAATAAATAGGCTAATGAACTCCAATAAAAATATGTATGTGTTAGGCGACAGCGTGGAATTCAGTAATGCAGTGGCAGCAGAGAAGACCAAGGTGGAAAGTGTTGAGCTGGTTTTACCACCACATACAAACCATCAGGTATCTCACTGACATCCATTTTTCTAAAAGAGAAGGTGGATGATTTTGGACATGTCCTGATTTCAACTATCTTGACCTAGCTGTAATCTCTTTGATATAGcatagttttttttcccccaattgAAAACAGGTAAATACTTTTGGAGGACAAATCATGGCCTGGATGGTGAATGTAGCTACGATTGCAGCAAGGTAGTGTGTGGCTACTACTGCTCACTCTGGCTGTTTAAAGATGTTGGAAAACTAGCCTTCAAGCAGTTACACGTGATGTGCCTCATATAGGTCATGCAATTTGTGTTTTCGGTGTACTGGGTTCCAGAAGATTTCCTCTGTTATTGTactaattatttattttatttattattatttatacaTCCAAAAATTTCCCCTCAAAACTTTTACTGTTCAATCTTATTTTTGTATGCTACTAAGTGTTACTCTGTTCAGAGCAGTTTGTATGTTAACATTTAGACAGAGTGCCTTCATCCTGTTTTTTGTGTAATTCTAATTGCAGTCGTCTGTGCCAGACTCATCCAACATTGCGGACTATTGACATGTTCACGTTCAGAGGACCTTCTCAGATAGGAGATAGACTGCTTTTGAAGGCTATTGTCAACAATGCCTTCACAgacaggtaaaaaaaatgttcagaaTGAGTACTAAAATGGCAAGGAATCAGATCACGGTTTCCTCATCATCCTGTGCTGCAGTATTGAGGTGGGGGTGCGTGCAGAAGCCTACCAGGATCTGGGAACCAACAGACACATAAATTCTGCCTTCATGATCTTTGAAGTACTTGATGACCATGGCAAGCCATGCACATTACCTAGGCTTCAACCTGAACCATTGGTGAGTTGGCCAAACTGTCCAAACCATGAAAAGCGTATGTATGTTGTTTATTTatcaatctgtctgtctgttagaAATCCATCAAAACCTAAAATTTTGTTATTTATTAGACAAATTACACACTGGGTATTTACATATATGATAACTGAAAATCTTAATATTACATGTGACTTCCTGTGGTCCTGATAAGGGTTGTCATTCTGGTACTATACTTTTTTATTATAATGTAGGGTTCTACAATATAGTGTATCACATTGAGCACAACACATCAAAATCCTAAAAATTTCAATACACTCATTATCTCCTTCAGATAAGTATCCTGTCCCTTTGTCAGCACCAAAGAGTGTACAATCTAAAAGTTACTGCAGGAGTTTTTTATTGGTGTGGAGTAGAATATGAGCATGTTTGTTAGTGGAATACATCAATCAAGTTTTATATGTAGGTAGGTAGGTATACCAGTAAAACAGTCATAATGTGTCTTTCTACTGATTTTATGATCTAATTAACCAGAATCTTTCTTCATTTAATTTACAGGAAGGTGAGCGGAGGTTCCAAGAAGCTATTGCCCGGAAGAAGATTCGATTGGACAGGTACATTATTGTAAAGCATGTGTTTCAGATATAATACAGTATAGTTACATTTTTAGTTTTGTTGAACTAAATCTAAGAGAGGTATCGCAGAAGCACAAAAAGTATTTATGAGATAGAAAAAAAGATACATAATCAGGAGATATGTACTGAttagatcaggggtgggcaaacattttgattcgtgggccacaatgggttctaacatttgacaaaggggccggaccaggagcagatggatggatggagtgctttggtaacctcacctcattggagaaaaaatacacatcttgggatatggagaaaacatgtgctttaatttcaaatgaaaatgaagagaagcattacaacaaaatatctgactttggaatgagtcttaaaacacttaaaatcaaatgaataaaatgtgcctttttaaaaaaaattaataaccatttctattttaaagcactgaaagttctgttatccttcaggatatcaccatcactctcctcctgactgtcttttttctagtgggaaaacaccagaattgcagtgaaaatataacattaacaaggtttattcattgaatttttcaagtttggcgggccggattaaaacgtttaacgggccgcgtgtggcccccgggccgtagtttgcccatgcctggatTAGATGGTCAGGCTGAGATTGGTCATTTTTTTCAGCAAAGGTGCGATGAGCAAAATATGCTTTTCTGACACAGTTGTGCGACTGAGGTGAAGTGAGTGGTAAGAAATGAGACAGTGGCGTGATCATGCAACCAAACCATCACTAAATAAATGAGTTATAAATAACACAACATGTGGCttggaaaatatttaaatttgaaTCAACAGGTGCCAATCTTATTTCACCCAATGGCTGGGGAGCTTACACTGCGATTGGAGGGTATTGAACTTGATAattcaaattcagaaatgtAAACAGGCTGAACTTGTTATTCTGAAATTTGATCATTTATTATAACTCCACACAGCTCCCCTATTGTTCTTTCAGAAAGTACATCATTTCAAGAAAGCAGTGTGAGGTACCTTTGTCTGTCCCCTGGAACCCAAGAAACCAGGTGAGCCAACACACTTCTGTCTGACTTCAGGAAGAATCTGGCCTCAAACAGCTCATGAAAGATGAAGTTACCACAAACACTTCAGGGTATTGATGAgacacatttaatattttaagaaCCAGAATAAGTGAAGCTAAATTTCCCACAGGACATTGTATGTCTGGAATTTACGATAGGTAGTTTTGGGGTAGTTTTATAGCAGGCTTATGTGTGGGTAACACTTTTGGTGTTTGCCTGCTATTAAATTTGGATTTGGTTGTCATAAATAAttatcaaaaataaatatttatcatTATGTAAGTTAGTCACCACCCttctgagaaaagaaaagatatCTGAAAATCTCATAACACACACTGATAAATAATTAACTTAACTACAACTAAAATTTGAAGGATTTGGAGGTCTTGACAGTGTAGAGTGGACAGAAGATACGTTTAAAAGACATCTATTAACAACAAAGGTTAAACCTTACAATCTATCAACAGTGTACTTCTATACAGGCCTGTGTTTGCATGAAAAGGAGCCAGGAACAAAGAAGGTCGACCAAGATGGCTGACCATTTGCTGGCTGAAgtcatgtgcatgtgtgaaatgtAATAAggactgggtgtgtgtgtttcatgacGTTAGAGAGAGGATTGTTCGTTTAGCATGCAAGAGACCCCTAGTCTATTTATTGCAACTTAACTaacatccaaggtagttttctctgtcaactggactgggtttcttctcttgaagacgtttcgccttctatccagaaggcttcttcagttctaactAACATCAACTTTACAATAGGACAGAACCAACTGAACCATAACCTGAGCATCAGACTGATCACAACttaaacaacacaacacaacacaacacacatacaACATTAGTTAGAAGGTCTTTGCTTAGCTTAGCTGGACTAGTGGACTGTTGCTGAGATTAGCCTGCAAACCTTCCGTTTGGTAGTTAATTGAACTTGTCTTGCAGTATCTTGGTCATTCCCCTGCACTCATCTTGCTGTGGTGAGGAAGGGCAATGTAGCTACTTTTTGCTGACACAGTTAGCTGAAGCTCCATAGCTGGGGGTCCTTGGGAGTAGTGAAGGAGAGGTAAGCCGATAAGAGAGAGTACAAAGACCAAACAGAGCCTTCGTATGCCTTGATGACCTCAGAGTCACATGACACAGTTAACCAGAGGTGACTGTTGGATTGGGTTTTCACACCTGGAGGATTGTGGGGCATTTGGCGTTCCAGTGTGCCAGTGTCCTCTGAATTGATAAGATTGTGACTATCTGTGTAAGATGGTACCAGTATTCCATACACATGTAATATGTAATTATGTggtgttctttttattttttcactgtTCACCTTAGATAATAAAAATGATAGATCTTTACTGGTGGTATTCAGGGGATTGTAATGAAGTACCGGTAATGTTTACTCAAAGTACATTTTGACAATTGTTTTGGCTATATTGCATCAATTGAACTTTAGTTAATGTTttataaagattttataaaaaGTTTGAGTTGAGTAAAATATTGCcatacatgtgtgtttttgttttttttttgttatttgtttcAGGTGTATCTGAGCTATAATAATGTTTCGACTCTGAAAACATTGGCTTCTCGGAAAAAATGGCGCCTTAGCTCCGAGAAGGACAAGgtatcttttaaaaatgtttttttggtcTGCAGAGgagagtgtttttgttttcctacTTCCTTTACCTCTGCCCTAGGTTCGTCTTTACAGTCTTGAAGAGAAGACTATGTTGAGCTTCAGAGTGGATACAGAAGTGGATGTTCCTGCTCACACAGCCTTCTCTCTGCTGGCAGAACTGTGCAACAGGCCAAGCTGGGACACATATTATCAGTAATGCTGGGACACACCACTGTTGTCATTGACTGTTTAGAATTGAGACTTAAGTAATTTCATCATTCTTATTTGTCTCTTGTGGTCATCTTGTTGTTGCATGTTGAAAGCCTAAAGAGTGAACAGCTTGTCTCTGTTTTCATTGTCTTTCTGTTGTGACTGTGTTGTTTTGTACCACAACCCCTTAGTGTTTTCTAGTGATGATGTAAAGTTGGCAACCTTACATCACTCCTTGACATGCTTAGAGGCAcggtccttttgtgtttgtttaggtTTTGTTTATGATAACCTGGATCGGtgatagctcagtctgttggggactaGGCTGAGAGGTGGAGGGTTCTCAGACAAAACGTGGAAGGTGTTCCGGTAGTAGGGAAacgtgccagaacaccttcagagccctgctgaggtacctttgagcaaggtaccgaacccacaaatgctcatatagggccctgcaatgaactggcgaCCTTGCCTTCACCTATTGTGTATCCTtgccgtgaccctgaaagggatcaAGCTGTTAAGAAGTTGAGACCAGACGAGATAACCTCTCACAAAGATATGTTTACACAAAAAGCCAAAGTTTCCACGATGATATTATATATTCATATTGTGAAATAGTTTCTGTTCCACACGTTTTTGCATAGTTTCTCACCTTTATGTCCTTAATTTAGGAAATGTGACCTGATTCACCAGGTGGATGATGATGACTTCTTGTACCATGTGGTCACCCCATCAGTGCATCCCAGTTCACttggttttctttctttggCCAAATCAGGAGAAGGGATTCATCAGGACTTCATCTTATTAGCATCTAAGAGAAGGCCATGTGGGAGTGGGTCAGTACAAAAAACGCATGACCATGACGCACGACTGTCCTGCTGGATTTACAGTTGGCTCTGCTTGTTCCATTATCTCCAGGGATTCATATGTGATCGCTCTGCGCTCTGTGTTGTTGacctctcacccc contains:
- the acot11a gene encoding acyl-coenzyme A thioesterase 11 isoform X2, whose product is MASRKSAVLKNNEEEKQEEEEEEEVSDSPTEVKMSQIIMPCHCNHRQELCVGQLLKWIDITACLSAERHAMSPCVTASMDDINFEHTIRVGQVVSIKSKVNRAFNSSMEVGIQVSCEDLFSGHHWKVCHAYATFVTQRKETGERVLLKPIVPETQKEQLEYSLAAERRRVRMLHDDIIKDLLTHGCIQQGDSVEFSNAVAAEKTKVESVELVLPPHTNHQVNTFGGQIMAWMVNVATIAASRLCQTHPTLRTIDMFTFRGPSQIGDRLLLKAIVNNAFTDSIEVGVRAEAYQDLGTNRHINSAFMIFEVLDDHGKPCTLPRLQPEPLEGERRFQEAIARKKIRLDRKYIISRKQCEVPLSVPWNPRNQVYLSYNNVSTLKTLASRKKWRLSSEKDKVRLYSLEEKTMLSFRVDTEVDVPAHTAFSLLAELCNRPSWDTYYQKCDLIHQVDDDDFLYHVVTPSVHPSSLGFLSLAKSGEGIHQDFILLASKRRPCGSGDSYVIALRSVLLTSHPPTEGCNRGEVLCAGFIIQDTKNNMSLLSYYNQASPEVLPYISSDIAGLSTSFYNIFSSCREYLTANRLHCTSETITGENLNSSPQSNEADRLSLSLCSTQQ
- the acot11a gene encoding acyl-coenzyme A thioesterase 11 isoform X5, with product MPQDCQTTSMASRKSAVLKNNEEEKQEEEEEEEVSDSPTEVKMSQIIMPCHCNHRQELCVGQLLKWIDITACLSAERHAMSPCVTASMDDINFEHTIRVGQVVSIKSKVNRAFNSSMEVGIQVSCEDLFSGHHWKVCHAYATFVTQRKETGERVLLKPIVPETQKEQLEYSLAAERRRVRMLHDDIIKDLLTHGCIQQGDSVEFSNAVAAEKTKVESVELVLPPHTNHQVNTFGGQIMAWMVNVATIAASRLCQTHPTLRTIDMFTFRGPSQIGDRLLLKAIVNNAFTDSIEVGVRAEAYQDLGTNRHINSAFMIFEVLDDHGKPCTLPRLQPEPLEGERRFQEAIARKKIRLDRKYIISRKQCEVPLSVPWNPRNQVYLSYNNVSTLKTLASRKKWRLSSEKDKVRLYSLEEKTMLSFRVDTEVDVPAHTAFSLLAELCNRPSWDTYYQFCL
- the acot11a gene encoding acyl-coenzyme A thioesterase 11 isoform X3 — protein: MPQDCQTTSMASRKSAVLKNNEEEKQEEEEEEEVSDSPTEVKMSQIIMPCHCNHRQELCVGQLLKWIDITACLSAERHAMSPCVTASMDDINFEHTIRVGQVVSIKSKVNRAFNSSMEVGIQVSCEDLFSGHHWKVCHAYATFVTQRKETGERVLLKPIVPETQKEQLEYSLAAERRRVRMLHDDIIKDLLTHGCIQQGDSVEFSNAVAAEKTKVESVELVLPPHTNHQVNTFGGQIMAWMVNVATIAASRLCQTHPTLRTIDMFTFRGPSQIGDRLLLKAIVNNAFTDSIEVGVRAEAYQDLGTNRHINSAFMIFEVLDDHGKPCTLPRLQPEPLEGERRFQEAIARKKIRLDRKYIISRKQCEVPLSVPWNPRNQVYLSYNNVSTLKTLASRKKWRLSSEKDKVRLYSLEEKTMLSFRVDTEVDVPAHTAFSLLAELCNRPSWDTYYQKCDLIHQVDDDDFLYHVVTPSVHPSSLGFLSLAKSGEGIHQDFILLASKRRPCGSGDSYVIALRSVLLTSHPPTEGCNRGEVLCAGFIIQDTKNNMSLAPFLISVCRLKLNQWTEVVDKIWLVFW
- the acot11a gene encoding acyl-coenzyme A thioesterase 11 isoform X1, which translates into the protein MPQDCQTTSMASRKSAVLKNNEEEKQEEEEEEEVSDSPTEVKMSQIIMPCHCNHRQELCVGQLLKWIDITACLSAERHAMSPCVTASMDDINFEHTIRVGQVVSIKSKVNRAFNSSMEVGIQVSCEDLFSGHHWKVCHAYATFVTQRKETGERVLLKPIVPETQKEQLEYSLAAERRRVRMLHDDIIKDLLTHGCIQQGDSVEFSNAVAAEKTKVESVELVLPPHTNHQVNTFGGQIMAWMVNVATIAASRLCQTHPTLRTIDMFTFRGPSQIGDRLLLKAIVNNAFTDSIEVGVRAEAYQDLGTNRHINSAFMIFEVLDDHGKPCTLPRLQPEPLEGERRFQEAIARKKIRLDRKYIISRKQCEVPLSVPWNPRNQVYLSYNNVSTLKTLASRKKWRLSSEKDKVRLYSLEEKTMLSFRVDTEVDVPAHTAFSLLAELCNRPSWDTYYQKCDLIHQVDDDDFLYHVVTPSVHPSSLGFLSLAKSGEGIHQDFILLASKRRPCGSGDSYVIALRSVLLTSHPPTEGCNRGEVLCAGFIIQDTKNNMSLLSYYNQASPEVLPYISSDIAGLSTSFYNIFSSCREYLTANRLHCTSETITGENLNSSPQSNEADRLSLSLCSTQQ
- the acot11a gene encoding acyl-coenzyme A thioesterase 11 isoform X4, with amino-acid sequence MPQDCQTTSMASRKSAVLKNNEEEKQEEEEEEEVSDSPTEVKMSQIIMPCHCNHRQELCVGQLLKWIDITACLSAERHAMSPCVTASMDDINFEHTIRVGQVVSIKSKVNRAFNSSMEVGIQVSCEDLFSGHHWKVCHAYATFVTQRKETGERVLLKPIVPETQKEQLEYSLAAERRRVRMLHDDIIKDLLTHGCIQQGDSVEFSNAVAAEKTKVESVELVLPPHTNHQVNTFGGQIMAWMVNVATIAASRLCQTHPTLRTIDMFTFRGPSQIGDRLLLKAIVNNAFTDSIEVGVRAEAYQDLGTNRHINSAFMIFEVLDDHGKPCTLPRLQPEPLEGERRFQEAIARKKIRLDRKYIISRKQCEVPLSVPWNPRNQVYLSYNNVSTLKTLASRKKWRLSSEKDKVRLYSLEEKTMLSFRVDTEVDVPAHTAFSLLAELCNRPSWDTYYQRRDSSGLHLISI